Proteins from a genomic interval of Schaalia odontolytica:
- a CDS encoding ABC transporter ATP-binding protein: MAIIELDNIGKSYADGDEIHHVLSGLNLRVDNGEFVAILGPSGSGKSTLLSIAGLLLSADEGSISIAGQDLTKLSQRQWTRKRLELLGFIFQDHQLLPYMRIGDQLELVAKLKGEKDKHKRHAEVLSLMTNLGIEESYRKYPRQMSGGQKQRAAIARAFIGNPQLILADEPTASLDPDRGQEIAQLISKEVKSTHKCAIMVTHDRSILPYVDTIYELKHGTLTRLAA, from the coding sequence ATGGCGATCATCGAACTGGACAACATCGGAAAGTCCTACGCCGACGGCGACGAGATCCACCACGTGCTCAGCGGGCTGAACCTACGCGTCGACAACGGCGAATTCGTGGCGATCCTGGGACCCTCCGGTTCCGGTAAGTCCACCCTGCTATCCATCGCGGGACTGCTTCTGTCGGCCGACGAGGGGAGCATCAGCATCGCCGGACAGGATCTGACCAAGCTGAGCCAGAGGCAGTGGACGCGTAAGCGTTTGGAACTCCTTGGCTTCATCTTCCAGGATCACCAGCTGCTGCCTTACATGAGGATCGGCGACCAACTTGAACTGGTTGCCAAGCTCAAGGGCGAGAAGGACAAGCATAAGCGCCACGCGGAGGTACTTTCCCTCATGACAAACCTGGGTATCGAGGAGTCGTATCGCAAGTACCCGCGCCAGATGTCGGGCGGGCAGAAGCAGCGCGCGGCCATCGCGCGCGCCTTCATAGGCAACCCGCAGCTAATTTTGGCCGATGAGCCGACGGCGAGCCTGGACCCGGATCGCGGCCAGGAGATCGCGCAGCTGATCAGCAAGGAAGTCAAGTCCACCCACAAGTGCGCCATCATGGTGACCCACGATCGCTCGATCCTCCCCTACGTGGACACGATCTACGAACTCAAGCACGGCACGCTGACAAGGCTCGCGGCCTGA
- a CDS encoding ABC transporter permease, protein MKIAWNEIKYQPKKFILIEFLIATLMFMVVFLSGLTNGLASSVSAQIQNYGSATYILSTDSEGVIPYSSVTEEDIEELEARGLSDYAGLVIQRAAITRSDDSNTLDITYFATDHNEDGTLEPAVIDSDVSASELKENEVILDRAFEDEGIRVGDQVIDKMSEQALTVVAFAKNANYGYSDIGFVSSQTYAAMRTKTDPNYQWQAQTIVTAKEVMADDLSSDLMAADREQVIDKIPGYKAQNLTLKMITWVLLVASSSILGVFFYILTLQKLRQFGVLKAIGMRMRTITYIQISQLTIISLIGMTIGLGLAALAAPFLPSTVPSIMTLSDTVIVAVSFVVTSILCGALSLLKIKKVDPIDVIGGNGE, encoded by the coding sequence ATGAAAATAGCGTGGAACGAAATTAAATACCAACCAAAGAAGTTCATTCTCATTGAGTTTCTGATCGCCACGCTCATGTTCATGGTCGTGTTCCTCTCCGGCCTTACCAACGGCCTCGCATCCTCCGTATCCGCGCAGATCCAGAACTACGGGTCCGCGACGTACATCTTGTCGACGGACTCCGAGGGCGTCATCCCCTATTCGTCCGTGACGGAAGAGGACATCGAGGAGCTGGAAGCTCGCGGCTTGTCGGACTACGCAGGCCTAGTCATCCAGCGAGCCGCCATCACCCGCAGCGATGACTCCAACACCCTGGACATCACCTACTTCGCGACAGACCATAACGAGGACGGCACTCTCGAGCCCGCGGTCATCGACTCCGACGTGAGCGCGTCCGAACTCAAGGAGAACGAGGTCATCCTGGATCGCGCGTTTGAGGACGAGGGGATCCGCGTGGGCGACCAGGTGATCGACAAGATGTCCGAGCAGGCGCTGACCGTCGTTGCTTTCGCGAAGAACGCCAACTATGGCTACAGCGACATCGGCTTCGTGTCCTCGCAGACCTATGCGGCGATGCGCACGAAGACCGACCCTAACTACCAGTGGCAGGCTCAGACGATCGTCACCGCGAAGGAGGTAATGGCCGACGATCTGTCCAGCGACCTGATGGCGGCCGATCGCGAGCAGGTTATCGACAAGATTCCCGGATACAAGGCTCAGAACCTGACCTTGAAGATGATCACCTGGGTGCTTCTCGTGGCCTCGTCGTCCATCCTCGGCGTGTTCTTCTACATCCTGACTCTTCAGAAGCTACGGCAATTCGGCGTGTTGAAGGCAATCGGCATGCGGATGCGGACCATCACCTACATCCAGATCTCTCAGCTGACGATCATTTCGTTGATCGGCATGACGATCGGGCTGGGCCTGGCGGCTCTCGCGGCCCCATTCTTGCCAAGTACCGTCCCGTCCATCATGACGCTCTCGGACACCGTGATAGTCGCGGTGAGTTTCGTCGTGACCTCGATCCTGTGCGGCGCGCTGTCGCTACTCAAGATCAAGAAGGTGGACCCCATCGACGTCATCGGCGGAAACGGAGAATAA
- the ndk gene encoding nucleoside-diphosphate kinase: MTAKSVLLEPQHLLDPTLEHTLIVVKPDGYERGLTGEILRRIEAKGYTIKGLKLMVASRDLLAEHYADHKDKPFFAGLLEFMSSGPVVAIIVEGQRVVEGMRVLMGSTDPTTAPAGTIRGDLGRAWNSPHMENLIHGSDSVENAKREISLWFPEIY, translated from the coding sequence GTGACCGCCAAGAGTGTTCTGCTGGAGCCGCAGCACCTGCTTGACCCGACCCTGGAGCACACCCTCATCGTCGTCAAGCCCGACGGTTACGAGCGCGGCCTCACCGGTGAGATCCTGCGGCGTATCGAGGCCAAGGGGTACACGATCAAGGGGCTGAAGCTGATGGTCGCCTCGCGTGACCTGCTGGCCGAGCACTACGCCGACCACAAGGACAAGCCTTTCTTCGCCGGTCTCCTGGAGTTCATGAGCTCCGGCCCGGTTGTCGCCATCATCGTGGAGGGACAGCGTGTCGTCGAGGGCATGCGCGTCCTCATGGGATCGACCGACCCGACGACGGCGCCCGCGGGCACGATCCGCGGAGACCTGGGCCGCGCCTGGAACAGCCCCCACATGGAGAACCTGATCCACGGTTCGGACTCGGTGGAGAACGCAAAGCGCGAAATCTCCCTGTGGTTCCCGGAGATTTACTAG
- the smc gene encoding chromosome segregation protein SMC encodes MYLKNLTLRGFKSFASATTLALQPGITCVVGPNGSGKSNVVDALAWVMGEQGARALRGGQMADVIFAGTSGRAALGRAQVDLTIDNTGGLLDIEYSEVTISRTLFRGGGSEYSINGTPVRLLDVQELLSDTGMGRQMHVIVGQGQLDAILSSTPEERRGFIEEAAGVLKHRRRKERALKKLADMDANLVRVLDLTNEIHRQLGPLARAARLAKRASLIQARVRDAKARLLADDLASARAKLAALQASDEETTALRASLEERIAASRAELACLEDAERAASPALERASTHWQELTTLTERLRGTLMAASQKVAMKATAEPAPSGEEPEALEERARRAGREDAELAGQVEAARSALAEATRARAEAEDADESASRELARVNRVIADHREKVARLTGDASTASSRLEAALAEAERAWGACRAADERAEKAASDLPAPAPADNPASATGPAAPGEEGGGAADAHARAVAARDAARARVDELLGVEREARAERARWEARRDALAQLLTPEDGTAELLGRAGVLGQVAPLLRVRAGYEDAVAAALAPFADAAVVDSLDRGMGELEQARAAGRSLRLVVAAQEGQRRGDAPAPSGADPSRLPDLPEGAVWLASVASCEGAAAQLACLLDGVVSCDREQAECVLALPGVRAVVTRDGDVLRPWSIEGGRQASSVLSVRADYEEADRQAGQAGRRMAEVSARLDEANADLDQRIREANDALKALREEDAQRAKEAEVLARAQSAAQAARAEAERARDSARRADEQVEWAREREVAARARLEGADTAGPPESLEDAQAGAQGASRAAREAREAENEARLALRALEEQSRRASSRARSLRQAAAAEREERSRYAAREAARKAELATASDVEAAARVALEAAERALERAASERDRLSERRVEVSQEVSDARRAIDAMGAELAEAASAAHRGQLAVEQTRLRVEDVQRRALEELSLEPDQLLEEFGPQVMVPVLPLDPDKVEEAVGAEPSAYVRAEQERALAKAQRELEKLGRVNPLALEEHEALAARHKFLVDQVQDLKKSKADLLRIVADVDRLVQESFASAFASTREQFEHVFGVLFPGGHGDLVLTEPDDMLSTGIEIEARPAGKKVKRLSLLSGGERSLAAIAFLVAIFKARPSPFYVMDEVEAALDDVNLTRLLAIFKELQQTSQLIVITHQKRTMEIADALYGVTMRDGVTTVVSQRLAD; translated from the coding sequence GTGTACCTCAAGAACCTGACGCTGCGGGGGTTCAAGTCCTTCGCCAGCGCGACCACGCTCGCGCTCCAGCCGGGCATCACGTGCGTCGTGGGCCCCAACGGGTCGGGTAAGTCGAATGTCGTTGATGCGCTCGCCTGGGTGATGGGCGAGCAGGGCGCCCGCGCGCTGCGCGGCGGCCAGATGGCGGACGTCATCTTTGCGGGGACATCCGGGCGCGCGGCGCTGGGGCGCGCCCAGGTGGACCTGACGATCGACAACACCGGCGGGCTGCTCGACATTGAGTACTCGGAGGTCACGATCAGCCGCACCCTGTTCCGCGGCGGCGGGTCGGAGTATTCCATCAACGGCACGCCCGTGCGCCTCCTGGACGTCCAGGAGCTGCTCTCCGACACGGGCATGGGCCGCCAGATGCACGTCATCGTCGGCCAGGGGCAGCTCGACGCGATCCTGTCCTCGACTCCCGAGGAGCGGCGCGGCTTCATCGAGGAGGCCGCCGGGGTCCTCAAGCACAGGCGCCGCAAGGAGCGTGCGCTGAAGAAACTGGCGGACATGGACGCAAACCTCGTGCGCGTCCTGGACCTGACCAACGAGATCCACCGCCAGCTCGGCCCCCTGGCCCGCGCCGCTCGCCTGGCGAAGAGGGCCTCCCTCATTCAGGCACGCGTGCGCGACGCGAAGGCCCGGCTGCTGGCGGATGACCTGGCGTCGGCGCGTGCGAAGCTGGCGGCGCTCCAGGCCTCGGACGAAGAGACGACGGCGCTGCGGGCGTCCCTTGAGGAACGAATCGCGGCTTCCCGCGCGGAGCTGGCGTGCCTGGAGGATGCCGAGAGGGCGGCCTCGCCGGCCCTGGAGCGCGCGTCCACCCACTGGCAGGAGCTCACGACGCTGACGGAACGCCTGCGCGGCACGCTCATGGCCGCCTCCCAGAAGGTGGCCATGAAAGCAACCGCGGAGCCCGCGCCGAGCGGCGAGGAACCCGAGGCGTTGGAGGAGCGGGCCCGACGGGCGGGGCGCGAGGACGCCGAGCTGGCCGGTCAGGTCGAAGCCGCCCGCAGCGCGCTCGCCGAGGCCACCCGCGCCCGCGCGGAGGCCGAGGACGCGGACGAGAGCGCGTCGCGTGAACTGGCGCGAGTCAACCGGGTGATCGCCGACCACCGCGAGAAGGTTGCGCGGCTCACGGGGGATGCCTCGACCGCGTCGTCGCGCCTGGAGGCGGCGCTCGCCGAGGCTGAGCGAGCGTGGGGCGCCTGCCGGGCCGCCGACGAGCGGGCGGAGAAGGCGGCCTCGGATCTTCCCGCTCCCGCTCCCGCGGACAATCCCGCGTCTGCGACCGGTCCTGCGGCTCCCGGCGAGGAAGGTGGGGGAGCCGCCGACGCTCACGCCCGCGCGGTGGCGGCGCGAGACGCAGCGCGCGCCCGCGTGGACGAGCTGCTGGGCGTCGAACGCGAGGCCCGGGCGGAGCGCGCCCGCTGGGAGGCACGCAGGGATGCGCTCGCCCAGCTGCTCACCCCCGAGGACGGCACCGCCGAGCTCCTCGGACGCGCCGGAGTGCTCGGCCAGGTCGCGCCCCTCCTGCGGGTGAGGGCCGGATACGAGGACGCGGTTGCCGCCGCCCTCGCTCCCTTCGCAGACGCCGCCGTCGTCGACTCCCTGGACCGGGGGATGGGCGAGCTGGAGCAGGCGCGCGCCGCGGGGCGTTCCCTCAGGCTCGTCGTCGCTGCGCAGGAGGGGCAGCGGCGAGGCGATGCACCCGCACCGAGCGGAGCGGACCCTTCCCGCCTTCCCGACCTGCCGGAGGGCGCCGTGTGGCTTGCCTCGGTGGCCTCGTGCGAGGGCGCGGCCGCCCAGCTCGCGTGCCTCCTCGACGGGGTCGTCTCCTGCGATAGGGAGCAGGCGGAGTGCGTGCTCGCCCTGCCGGGCGTGCGCGCGGTCGTCACGAGAGACGGGGATGTGCTGCGTCCCTGGTCGATAGAGGGAGGCCGCCAGGCCTCGTCCGTGCTGTCAGTGCGCGCCGACTACGAGGAGGCCGATCGCCAGGCTGGGCAGGCCGGGCGGCGTATGGCGGAGGTGTCCGCGCGCCTCGATGAGGCCAACGCCGACCTGGATCAGCGCATCAGGGAGGCGAACGACGCCCTGAAGGCCCTGCGCGAGGAGGACGCGCAGCGGGCCAAGGAGGCCGAGGTACTGGCCCGCGCGCAGTCGGCGGCGCAGGCGGCGCGCGCCGAGGCTGAGCGCGCTCGAGACTCCGCGCGCCGGGCCGACGAGCAGGTCGAGTGGGCGCGCGAACGGGAGGTGGCCGCGCGAGCACGCCTCGAGGGCGCCGACACGGCGGGTCCCCCCGAATCCCTGGAGGACGCGCAGGCGGGCGCGCAGGGCGCCTCGCGCGCGGCGCGCGAGGCGCGGGAGGCGGAGAACGAGGCGCGCCTTGCCTTGCGTGCGCTCGAGGAACAGTCCAGGCGTGCGTCCTCGCGCGCCCGGTCCCTGCGCCAGGCGGCGGCAGCCGAGCGGGAGGAACGCTCCCGCTATGCGGCGCGCGAGGCGGCGCGCAAGGCGGAGCTGGCCACGGCCTCGGACGTGGAGGCGGCGGCGCGCGTGGCCTTGGAGGCGGCGGAGCGGGCGCTTGAGCGGGCGGCGTCCGAGCGCGACCGTCTGAGCGAGCGGCGCGTGGAGGTCTCCCAGGAGGTGTCGGATGCACGCCGGGCGATTGATGCGATGGGCGCGGAGCTGGCCGAGGCGGCCAGTGCTGCCCACCGGGGGCAGCTCGCCGTGGAGCAGACGCGATTGCGCGTGGAGGACGTGCAGAGGCGCGCCCTGGAGGAGCTGTCGCTGGAACCGGACCAGCTCCTGGAGGAGTTTGGGCCGCAGGTGATGGTGCCGGTGCTTCCCCTGGATCCCGACAAGGTGGAGGAGGCGGTGGGGGCCGAGCCGAGCGCGTACGTGCGCGCGGAACAGGAGCGGGCGCTTGCCAAGGCGCAGCGGGAGCTGGAGAAGCTGGGACGCGTAAACCCGCTGGCGCTTGAGGAGCACGAGGCGCTGGCCGCGCGGCACAAGTTCCTGGTGGACCAGGTCCAGGACCTGAAGAAGTCGAAGGCGGACCTGCTGCGCATCGTGGCGGACGTGGACCGCCTGGTGCAGGAGTCCTTCGCGTCGGCCTTTGCCTCAACGCGCGAGCAATTCGAGCACGTGTTCGGTGTGCTCTTCCCCGGCGGTCACGGCGACCTGGTGCTCACCGAGCCGGACGACATGCTCTCCACCGGCATCGAGATCGAGGCGCGGCCGGCCGGCAAGAAGGTCAAGCGTCTCTCGCTCCTGTCGGGCGGGGAGCGCTCCCTGGCGGCCATTGCCTTTTTGGTGGCGATCTTCAAGGCGCGCCCCTCCCCGTTCTACGTGATGGACGAGGTTGAGGCAGCCCTGGACGACGTGAACCTGACGCGCCTGCTCGCCATCTTCAAGGAGCTGCAGCAGACCTCCCAGCTGATCGTGATTACGCACCAGAAGCGCACGATGGAGATCGCCGACGCCCTCTACGGCGTCACGATGCGCGACGGCGTCACGACGGTGGTGTCCCAGCGCTTGGCGGACTAG
- a CDS encoding ribbon-helix-helix domain-containing protein: protein MSKKQEGTYRLAGGITVTDADLEADAQRFEAGECDGSWKVLPGRPQLFGEDTMPVGTRLPESLVRELDEAAGELGQTRSELVRRFISDGLLALKA from the coding sequence ATGAGCAAGAAGCAAGAGGGGACCTACCGTCTCGCGGGAGGGATCACCGTTACCGACGCTGATCTTGAAGCAGATGCTCAGCGCTTCGAAGCGGGCGAATGCGACGGATCGTGGAAGGTCCTGCCGGGTCGTCCGCAGCTCTTCGGTGAGGATACGATGCCGGTCGGCACGCGCCTGCCGGAATCCTTAGTTCGAGAGCTCGACGAGGCTGCCGGGGAACTCGGACAAACTCGCAGTGAGCTTGTGCGTCGTTTCATTTCTGACGGCCTGCTGGCGCTGAAGGCATAA
- a CDS encoding DUF7455 domain-containing protein — protein sequence MNAWTLERPALDGPQLNAGNRCDVCGARAWVRATMPSGGQLFFCGHHANEHLPSLVGSGAQILDERHFMTD from the coding sequence ATGAACGCATGGACTCTTGAACGCCCCGCATTGGACGGGCCTCAGCTGAACGCGGGGAATCGCTGCGACGTGTGCGGCGCGCGCGCGTGGGTTCGCGCGACCATGCCCTCGGGGGGCCAGCTGTTCTTCTGCGGCCACCACGCCAACGAGCACCTGCCCTCCCTGGTGGGCTCCGGCGCCCAGATCCTGGACGAGCGCCACTTCATGACCGACTGA